A region of Aquarana catesbeiana isolate 2022-GZ linkage group LG08, ASM4218655v1, whole genome shotgun sequence DNA encodes the following proteins:
- the LOC141106588 gene encoding uncharacterized protein, producing the protein MPRRCEKAMTDPIGMDADQSHMTETILDLTLEIVCLLTGEKYGVVKMASIDCLLQGLYPTMSGKLSSSVKEPPPPTLILARYNEKKILEVTQKIIGLLTGEVPIRCQEATMEECVEGHKDLYKDTMMVKRPLLTSPDLSESAQMLETYGAIKEELDCSEEERLLKEDVDYMKVRIQEEGPLRRDCGMPSSPYLDVCEIKENLFSEDEEHLEEKPPTEEEGTGNGTENRDDAERIIETGSPSRLPTQGPESKTHNCDECGSVFTSSSDFLQHQPTCKGPPWQCGEFFGNEGTLQQIHARSKPYTCSKCGMSFRLKSLLVEHQRTHIKERSFACKECGKCFDQRSALVKHLGTHSGEKAYLCSESGNDFGSSSGLVTQHQSPTESEPFVKSPTEEESYICSECGKCFSCNSLLISHQKSHCREQPYLSSDYNEPVSQNPFLGSHQRTPTGVKSYSCSECGKCFSDSGHLTVHKRIHTGEKPYTCSECGKSFIQKSLLISHQRTHTGVKPYSCSECGKSYSQSGHLTVHKRVHSGEKPYTCSECGKSFYQRSLLIYHQRIHTGERPYSCKECGKCFTHRANLGVHQRIHLGEKPFLCGECGKSFINKWGLVNHRRTHTGERPYPCPECGKCFSRSPNLLRHRRVHLSES; encoded by the exons AGCAGTTCAGTTAAGGAGCCACCACCTCCCACCCTGATATTGGCGAGATACAATGAGAAGAAGATCCTagaagtcacccagaagatcattggtctgctgacaggagag gttcctataaggtgtcaggaggCCACCATGGAGGAATGcgtagaaggacacaaggatctctataaGGACACCATGATGGTGAAGCGACCACTCCTCACATCACCGG ATTTATCAGAAAGCGCCCAGATGCTGGAGACCTACGGAGCTATAAAGGAGGAACTGGACTGTTCTGAGGAAGAAAGGCTTTTGAAGGAAGATGTGGACTATATGAAGGTCAGAATCCAGGAAGAAGGTCCCTTGAGAAGAGACTGTGGAATGCCATCTTCTCCATACTTAGACGTCTGTGAG attaaagagaacctgttttcGGAGGATGAAGAGCATTTGGAAGAAAAGCCACCAACTGAAGAAGAAGGAACCGGCAATGGAACTGAGAATAGAGATGACGCTGAAAGAATAATCGAAACAGGTAGTCCTTCCCGGCTCCCAACTCAGGGCCCGGAGTCAAAGACGCACAACTGTGACGAGTGCGGAAGCGTCTTCACCAGCAGTTCTGACTTCCTCCAACACCAGCCTACGTGCAAAGGGCCTCCTTGGCAGTGCGGTGAGTTTTTCGGCAATGAGGGGACACTTCAACAAATCCATGCAAGGTCAAAACCGTACACCTGCTCTAAGTGTGGGATGTCTTTTAGGTTGAAGTCGCTGCTTGTAGAGCACCAGCGCACTCATATCAAGGAGAGGTCTTTTGCGTGCaaggagtgcgggaagtgtttcgaCCAGAGGTCGGCACTCGTGAAACACTTGGGGACACACTCCGGGGAGAAGGCGTATTTGTGTTCGGAGAGTGGAAACGATTTCGGCAGCAGTTCCGGCCTTGTTACCCAGCACCAAAGTCCAACAGAGAGTGAGCCCTTTGTGAAGTCTCCTACCGAGGAGGAGTCCTACATCTGCtccgagtgcgggaagtgtttttctTGTAACTCGCTCCTCATCTCTCACCAGAAATCCCATTGCAGGGAACAGCCGTATTTATCATCCGATTATAACGAACCCGTCAGTCAAAATCCTTTTTTGGGCAGCCATCAGAGAACCCCCACCGGAGTGAAATCCtattcttgttcagagtgcgggaagtgtttctccGATAGCGGACACCTGACTGTTCACAAGAGAATCcatacaggggagaagccgtacaCCTGTTCGGAGTGTGGGAAATCCTTCATCCAGAAGTCGTTGCTGATAAGCCACCAAAGAACTCACACCGGAGTGAAGCCCTATTCTTGTTCCGAGTGTGGCAAGAGTTATTCCCAGAGCGGTCATCTGACTGTTCACAAGAGAGTCCATTCCGGGGAGAAGCCGTAcacctgttcagagtgcgggaaatcattTTATCAGAGGTCGTTGCTGATCTACCATCAGCGAATTCACACCGGGGAGCGACCTTACTCTTGCaaggagtgcgggaagtgttttaccCATAGAGCCAACCTAGGGGTTCACCAGAGAATCCATTTGGGAGAAAAGCCATTTTTGTGCGGAGAGTGCGGGAAATCCTTTATTAATAAGTGGGGGCTGGTCAACCACCGGAGAACTCATACCGGGGAACGGCCTTAtccttgtcctgagtgcggaaagtgCTTCTCCCGCAGTCCTAACCTCCTGCGACACCGGAGAGTCCACTTGTCAGAAAGTTAA